A genomic segment from Polyangium mundeleinium encodes:
- a CDS encoding ATP-binding protein, with translation MFLGVAVVIVAVCALAGWTLDVPRLRTWLPRHQPMMPVTAVALILQALAVLSVSVARQRKNAPSSLPATALATASFVITLSTLLEYATGVVLFDRLLFEGAAHAMPAPFPGRMSLYTAVVATLTALACLSLSRGSRRARAITTPCAAIGGLLALLSLVGQVHGARVLLGVTRMIGMAVPSALAALLIGLSCLALTPERGILAALLRGGSSGVLLRRLLLVATLLPLGLAVLLRLGNYAELYSLTFSFSVFVLLTLVAFHVLAYLAAGVVARIEEDRVERAVLVAARAQVTAERDRARAFAEALRQHQAQLQAIADHAPAAIYIKDAEGRLVLVNRHVELAYGKSREELIGTFERDVIPQETAAVFHVHDALVRDHGMPVEVEESFVLADGPHTYLSIKFPLPGPDRAPSLVAGISTDITEKKRFEERREFLLALQSELLHYEDPAGLVGLAVTRLGERLGARGAGLVLVDHAAREVVHVREYEVGNKPHDAERFPLDVWGGTLAEMREGHVIVVHDTRTDPRMCAEYERIHGRYGVASILMAPLFRNGEWVAYLSAYTKAPRRWTDDEVKLFREVADITWPLYENTRLVALLRDAVRARDDFLSIASHELKTPLTPLLLRLESLERATAAQPDTPYVRTVKSVLDVAKRQMRRLTDLTTDLLDATRIQAGKLSVEREEVDLVEVVRDVCQRLAPDASRVHAPLLVDAPPAVIGLWDRLRIEQVVDNLLSNALKYGPGKPIRIEIGVASATASLTVRDQGIGIRAEDHERIFGRFERAVSERSYGGLGLGLHIVRTIVQAFGGTICVHSAPGEGAAFTVTLPLGR, from the coding sequence TTGTTTCTCGGCGTCGCGGTCGTGATCGTGGCCGTCTGCGCGCTCGCCGGATGGACGCTCGACGTCCCCAGGCTCCGCACCTGGTTGCCCCGCCATCAACCCATGATGCCGGTCACCGCCGTGGCGCTCATCCTCCAGGCGCTCGCCGTGCTCTCCGTGAGCGTGGCCCGGCAAAGGAAAAACGCTCCGAGCTCCCTCCCGGCCACCGCACTCGCGACCGCCTCTTTCGTCATCACGCTCTCGACGCTCCTCGAATATGCGACCGGCGTGGTCCTCTTCGACCGCCTCCTCTTCGAAGGCGCAGCGCACGCCATGCCCGCCCCCTTCCCCGGCCGGATGTCGCTGTACACGGCCGTCGTCGCGACCCTCACGGCGCTCGCGTGCCTCTCGTTGTCCAGGGGCTCGCGGCGCGCGCGGGCCATCACGACCCCGTGCGCGGCGATCGGGGGATTGCTCGCGCTCCTTTCGCTCGTGGGGCAAGTGCACGGCGCACGGGTCCTCCTCGGCGTCACCCGCATGATCGGCATGGCCGTTCCCAGCGCCCTCGCGGCGCTGCTCATCGGCCTCTCGTGCCTCGCGCTCACGCCCGAGCGGGGCATTCTGGCGGCCCTCTTGCGCGGCGGATCGAGCGGCGTCCTCCTCCGCAGGCTCCTCCTCGTGGCCACGCTCTTGCCACTCGGGCTGGCCGTCCTCCTGCGCCTCGGGAACTACGCGGAGCTCTACAGCCTCACGTTTTCCTTTTCCGTCTTCGTGCTCCTCACGCTCGTCGCCTTCCACGTCCTTGCGTACCTCGCGGCCGGGGTCGTGGCGCGCATCGAGGAAGATCGCGTGGAGCGCGCCGTCCTCGTGGCGGCGCGGGCGCAGGTGACCGCCGAGCGCGACCGGGCCCGGGCGTTCGCCGAGGCGCTCCGGCAGCACCAGGCGCAGCTCCAGGCCATCGCGGATCACGCGCCCGCTGCCATCTACATCAAGGACGCGGAGGGCCGATTGGTGCTCGTCAATCGGCACGTCGAGCTCGCTTATGGAAAATCCCGGGAAGAGCTGATCGGCACCTTCGAGCGCGACGTGATCCCGCAAGAAACGGCCGCCGTCTTCCACGTCCACGACGCGCTCGTGCGCGACCACGGGATGCCCGTGGAGGTCGAAGAGAGCTTCGTCCTGGCCGACGGGCCCCATACGTACCTCTCCATCAAATTCCCTCTCCCCGGCCCCGACCGCGCGCCCTCCCTGGTGGCAGGCATCTCCACGGACATCACCGAGAAAAAACGATTCGAGGAGCGCCGGGAGTTCTTGCTCGCGCTTCAGTCCGAGCTTTTGCATTACGAGGATCCGGCGGGGCTCGTGGGGCTCGCGGTCACGCGCCTCGGCGAGCGGCTCGGCGCGCGTGGCGCGGGCCTCGTGCTCGTGGATCATGCCGCGCGGGAGGTCGTGCACGTCCGCGAATACGAGGTTGGGAACAAGCCCCACGACGCGGAGCGGTTTCCCCTCGACGTCTGGGGCGGGACACTCGCCGAGATGCGCGAGGGGCACGTCATCGTCGTCCACGACACGCGCACCGACCCGCGGATGTGCGCCGAGTACGAGCGTATTCATGGCAGGTACGGCGTCGCTTCGATCCTCATGGCGCCGCTCTTCCGGAATGGAGAGTGGGTCGCGTACCTCTCCGCCTACACGAAGGCGCCGCGTCGATGGACGGACGACGAGGTCAAGCTCTTCCGGGAGGTCGCGGACATCACCTGGCCGCTTTACGAAAATACCCGCCTCGTCGCCCTTTTGCGGGACGCGGTGCGCGCCCGCGACGATTTCCTCTCGATCGCCTCCCACGAACTCAAGACGCCCCTCACCCCGCTGCTCCTGCGGCTCGAATCCCTCGAGCGCGCGACCGCGGCGCAGCCCGACACGCCCTACGTGCGCACGGTCAAGAGCGTGCTCGACGTGGCCAAGCGGCAAATGCGGCGCCTCACGGATCTCACGACGGACCTGCTCGACGCGACGCGCATCCAGGCGGGCAAACTCTCCGTGGAGCGGGAGGAGGTGGATCTCGTCGAGGTCGTGCGCGACGTGTGCCAGCGCCTCGCGCCCGACGCCTCGCGGGTGCACGCGCCGCTCCTCGTCGACGCCCCGCCCGCGGTGATCGGCCTCTGGGACAGGCTCCGCATCGAGCAGGTCGTGGACAACCTCCTCTCGAATGCGCTGAAATATGGCCCTGGAAAGCCCATTCGTATCGAGATCGGCGTCGCCTCCGCGACCGCCAGCCTCACCGTGCGGGACCAGGGCATCGGCATCCGCGCCGAGGATCACGAGCGTATCTTCGGTCGCTTCGAGCGGGCCGTCTCGGAGCGCAGTTATGGCGGCCTCGGGCTCGGCCTTCATATCGTCCGCACGATCGTGCAGGCGTTTGGCGGGACGATCTGCGTCCACAGCGCGCCGGGCGAGGGCGCCGCGTTCACGGTAACGTTGCCGCTCGGGCGATAG
- a CDS encoding alpha/beta fold hydrolase: MSTSQRHDEGLEIRHRTVDVGEVRLHIAEAGSGPLVLLLHGFPEFWYAWRRILPALAREGFHVVVPDMRGYGSSDKPEGIEPYGTQHLAADIAGLIRALGAPRASVVGHDWGAAVAWCFAMAHPELLERLVVINGPHPERMLRDGLRSPRQLARSWYMFMFQLPGLPERLMSRDNHALLLQALREEVRGPNALGAEELEQYREAFAAPGALTAMINYYRAAIRRKSQVRTHRVDAPVLVLWGDEDRHLGRELADPGADLAPDVRIVHVPGATHWIHHERPELVTSEVAAFLRHKGA, translated from the coding sequence ATGAGCACCTCCCAGCGCCATGACGAAGGTCTCGAGATCCGCCACCGCACCGTCGACGTAGGCGAAGTGCGCCTGCACATCGCCGAGGCCGGCAGCGGCCCGCTCGTCCTCCTCCTGCATGGGTTTCCCGAGTTCTGGTATGCGTGGCGGCGTATCCTCCCGGCGCTCGCGCGCGAGGGGTTTCACGTGGTCGTCCCGGACATGCGCGGGTATGGATCGTCCGACAAGCCGGAGGGGATCGAGCCGTACGGCACCCAGCACCTCGCCGCCGATATCGCGGGGCTCATACGCGCGCTCGGCGCGCCGCGGGCCTCGGTCGTGGGGCACGATTGGGGCGCCGCCGTCGCGTGGTGCTTCGCCATGGCGCATCCGGAGCTTTTGGAGCGGCTCGTCGTGATCAATGGCCCGCACCCCGAGCGGATGCTGCGCGACGGGTTGCGCTCGCCACGGCAGCTCGCGCGAAGCTGGTACATGTTCATGTTCCAGCTCCCCGGGCTCCCCGAGCGCCTCATGAGCCGGGACAACCACGCCCTGCTGCTGCAGGCGCTCCGCGAGGAGGTGCGCGGGCCGAACGCGCTCGGCGCCGAGGAGCTCGAGCAGTATCGCGAGGCGTTCGCCGCGCCCGGCGCGCTCACGGCCATGATCAACTATTATCGCGCTGCCATTCGACGGAAGAGCCAGGTCCGCACGCATCGCGTCGATGCGCCGGTGCTCGTGTTATGGGGCGACGAGGACCGCCACCTCGGCCGCGAGCTCGCCGATCCGGGGGCCGATCTCGCGCCGGACGTGCGCATCGTGCACGTCCCCGGCGCGACGCACTGGATTCACCACGAGCGCCCCGAGCTCGTGACGTCCGAGGTCGCCGCATTTCTTCGGCACAAGGGCGCCTGA
- a CDS encoding putative quinol monooxygenase, translating into MIGGIKRVQVRAGSEGEFEAELREFTALVRAHEPGTLSFDLFRDGAPGRYVVLDRYRDGDALAAHNGSPYGAISFPRVRALLERIDVRYFPGHEPGDTQYTAVELTRAPWEKAFRLAAEIRLMPRWATRFCQELREEGETFVVRSSQGDVRFRYEADAAARVIWHCADTGSGELRMPMRVLPHGPGSLLLFTIQQPAGCSEAAFREQIEWVDQELGQLRELVEAP; encoded by the coding sequence ATGATTGGTGGCATCAAGCGTGTGCAGGTGAGGGCGGGTTCGGAGGGCGAATTCGAGGCGGAGCTCCGAGAATTCACGGCGCTGGTTCGAGCCCATGAGCCGGGCACGCTCAGCTTCGACCTGTTTCGAGATGGCGCCCCCGGGCGTTACGTGGTCCTCGACCGGTATCGAGACGGCGACGCCCTGGCCGCCCACAACGGATCACCTTACGGAGCCATCTCGTTTCCGCGGGTCCGCGCATTGCTGGAGCGAATCGACGTGCGTTATTTTCCGGGTCATGAGCCAGGCGATACGCAGTACACCGCGGTGGAACTGACGCGCGCGCCGTGGGAGAAGGCTTTCCGTTTGGCCGCGGAGATTCGCCTGATGCCCCGCTGGGCCACGCGCTTCTGCCAGGAACTCCGCGAGGAGGGAGAAACGTTCGTCGTGCGCTCTTCGCAAGGTGACGTGCGCTTCCGCTACGAAGCAGACGCCGCTGCACGCGTGATCTGGCATTGCGCAGACACGGGCAGCGGAGAGCTGCGCATGCCCATGCGCGTGTTGCCGCACGGCCCCGGGAGCTTGCTTCTGTTCACCATCCAGCAGCCAGCCGGGTGCTCCGAGGCCGCCTTCCGCGAGCAGATCGAATGGGTGGATCAAGAGCTCGGTCAGTTGCGGGAGCTGGTCGAGGCGCCTTAG
- a CDS encoding helix-turn-helix transcriptional regulator — protein MDLPQTLHVLHTSPALTVVDFTCGCGPRHAAPEEASASTDFAFVRRGSFLKESEGRSIWVDPHRVLFHNTGEVGRVRHLVDGGDRCTIFRLSEELTREVVALHDAAGADRITRPFALPDAPADSRTYLLHHLLVAELEQGPGEPLRIQERTLDLLDAALCAARGSALRPRPRDAATQRRHRDLAQGAAELLSRNLSDPPDLEQMGQALDSSPFHLHRVFRASTGLPMHRYLLSLRLRTALERLVGGARDLTALALDLGFSDHSHFTNAFRREFGCSPSAVRRLPWPTSARKILQVRTPAGS, from the coding sequence GTGGACCTCCCGCAGACGCTCCACGTGCTCCATACCTCGCCGGCGCTCACCGTCGTGGATTTCACGTGTGGTTGCGGTCCACGCCATGCGGCCCCGGAGGAGGCCTCCGCGAGCACGGACTTCGCTTTCGTTCGTCGGGGCAGCTTTCTCAAGGAGAGCGAAGGCCGGAGCATTTGGGTCGATCCGCACCGGGTGCTCTTCCACAACACCGGCGAGGTGGGCCGGGTGCGGCACCTCGTCGACGGGGGCGATCGCTGCACCATCTTTCGCCTTTCGGAGGAGCTGACGCGTGAGGTGGTCGCGTTGCACGACGCCGCTGGCGCCGATCGGATCACGCGTCCTTTCGCTCTGCCGGATGCGCCCGCCGACAGCCGAACCTATCTGCTCCACCATCTGCTCGTGGCGGAGCTCGAGCAGGGCCCCGGCGAGCCGCTGCGTATTCAGGAGCGGACGCTGGATTTGCTCGACGCGGCGTTATGCGCGGCCCGAGGCAGCGCGCTCCGCCCGCGTCCTCGCGACGCAGCCACGCAGCGCCGCCATCGCGACCTCGCGCAAGGCGCGGCGGAGCTGCTCTCGCGTAACCTCTCGGATCCTCCGGACCTGGAACAGATGGGCCAGGCGCTGGACAGCTCGCCCTTCCACCTGCACCGGGTCTTTCGGGCGAGCACGGGCCTGCCGATGCACCGATACTTGCTGAGCCTGCGCCTGCGCACGGCGCTGGAGCGCCTGGTCGGCGGGGCGCGGGATCTGACGGCGCTGGCCCTGGATCTCGGCTTCTCCGACCACAGCCACTTCACGAACGCCTTTCGCCGCGAATTCGGGTGTAGCCCCTCCGCCGTGCGACGCCTCCCTTGGCCCACGTCGGCGCGCAAGATCCTGCAAGTCCGCACGCCGGCGGGGAGCTAG